A portion of the Deltaproteobacteria bacterium genome contains these proteins:
- a CDS encoding IS5 family transposase, with protein MSQTTTSQLSFSDGMIRDHHALHSLDGVTAVLDWSAIEGLLSPIYSSRSGRPSYPLVTLFRSLLLGCWYRLSDVQLEAQLARDLVFRKFVLLGLNEGTPDHSTLSRFRQQLEAHALWEKLLAEVNRQLTAQHIIMQWGQVSIIDASVIEAHQSGPGKRKDGSATRDPEAGWNVKQNTRGKKTSTYGYSFHSNVDEDGFILGYDMTPGNVHDSQRFEELFTGEEAAVYADSAYASRATEKKLAARGIRNHVQRKGYRNHPISDTDRERNKEIGVTRSVVERVFGTLKRHYGMGRTRFLGLLRNTVHCGLLAIAYNVRKGAHFVQQYGVVGA; from the coding sequence ATGAGCCAAACAACGACGAGTCAGTTGAGTTTCAGTGACGGGATGATCCGGGATCACCATGCACTGCACAGCTTGGATGGAGTCACTGCCGTGCTGGACTGGAGTGCGATCGAAGGACTTCTCTCCCCCATCTATAGTAGTCGCTCCGGGCGACCCAGTTATCCGCTGGTGACGTTATTCCGGAGCTTACTGCTCGGCTGCTGGTATCGGTTGAGCGATGTACAGCTGGAAGCACAGCTTGCCCGTGACCTGGTGTTTCGGAAGTTTGTGTTGTTGGGATTGAATGAAGGGACACCGGACCACAGTACGCTGTCCCGCTTTCGCCAACAACTTGAAGCTCATGCGCTCTGGGAAAAGCTGTTGGCAGAAGTGAATCGGCAGCTGACAGCGCAGCACATCATCATGCAATGGGGGCAGGTGAGTATTATTGATGCCAGTGTGATCGAAGCGCATCAGAGCGGACCGGGGAAGCGCAAAGATGGGAGCGCAACACGAGATCCGGAAGCGGGGTGGAACGTCAAACAGAATACACGGGGGAAGAAGACAAGTACGTACGGTTATAGCTTCCATTCCAATGTCGACGAGGACGGGTTCATTCTCGGCTATGACATGACTCCTGGGAATGTTCATGACAGCCAGCGTTTTGAAGAGCTGTTCACGGGAGAAGAGGCAGCGGTGTACGCCGATAGCGCTTATGCCTCGCGAGCCACGGAGAAGAAGCTTGCTGCGCGAGGCATTCGGAATCACGTTCAACGCAAGGGGTATCGGAACCATCCGATCAGCGACACCGATCGAGAGCGCAACAAGGAGATTGGCGTGACACGCAGTGTTGTCGAGCGGGTGTTTGGGACCCTCAAGCGACATTACGGCATGGGTCGAACCCGTTTTTTGGGATTACTGCGCAACACGGTTCATTGCGGACTGCTGGCCATCGCGTACAACGTCCGCAAGGGCGCTCATTTTGTGCAGCAGTATGGCGTGGTCGGGGCATAA